A single genomic interval of Mustela nigripes isolate SB6536 chromosome 7, MUSNIG.SB6536, whole genome shotgun sequence harbors:
- the GID8 gene encoding glucose-induced degradation protein 8 homolog isoform X2, producing the protein MSPSRREVPPQRHFDGGHLVQGRPTPFDSRANPYSEGAASGVLRKDGSRSPALPGGGRVPPRPGPRELLIGCGIVRLRSGDLAGGARRGGRRSVCPRVPRPRPRLRRGSRLRSGLRRLAAAPTPARPGPPSGRGDRAAREAGSARAERAGRGLRRAGLAARWNAGPAAKRRAGAPGQTAASGTRAAEPAGRCGCSDLSPKKEYLAWGAAPDCSASVL; encoded by the exons ATGTCGCCGTCGCGGCGCGAAGTTCCCCCACAACGACACTTCGACGGCGGCCATCTTGTCCAGGGTCGGCCGACGCCTTTTGACTCTCGCGCCAACCCGTACAGCGAGGGCGCCGCGAGCGGCGTTCTGCGCAAGGACGGAAGCCGGAGTCCCGCGCTTCCGGGCGGCGGCCgcgtcccgccccgccccggcccgcggGAGCTCCTGATTGGCTGCGGGATCGTGCGCCTGCGCTCTGGCGATCTCGCGGGAGGTGCCCGGAGGGGCGGCCGTCGGAGCGTCTGCCCTCGCGTTCCCCGCCCTCGCCCCCGCCTCCGCCGCGGCTCCCGCCTCCGCTCCGGTCTTCGGCGCCTCgccgccgcccccaccccggctcGGCCCGGCCCCCCGAGCGGCCGCGGAGACCGCGCAGCGCGGGAGGCGGGATCCGCGCG GGCAGAGCGCGCCGGGCGAGGGCTCCGACGGGCCGGGCTGGCCGCGCGCTGGAACGCCGGTCCTGCCGCGAAACGCCGCGCCGGCGCGCCCGGGCAGACAGCGGCGTCGGGGACTCGCGCGGCGGAGCCCGCCGGCCGG TGTGGGTGTTCAGACCTGTCCCCGAAGAAGGAGTACTTAGCGTGGGGTGCCGCCCCAGACTGCAGTGCGAGTGTCCTGTGA